A DNA window from Anastrepha obliqua isolate idAnaObli1 chromosome 5, idAnaObli1_1.0, whole genome shotgun sequence contains the following coding sequences:
- the LOC129248517 gene encoding histone H2A, with protein sequence MSGRGKGGKVKGKAKSRSNRAGLQFPVGRIHRLLRKGNYAERVGAGAPVYLAAVMEYLAAEVLELAGNAARDNKKTRIIPRHLQLAIRNDEELNKLLSGVTIAQGGVLPNIQAVLLPKKTEKKA encoded by the coding sequence ATGTCAGGTCGCGGTAAAGGTGGTAAAGTTAAGGGAAAGGCAAAGTCCCGTTCAAATCGTGCTGGTCTTCAATTTCCAGTTGGTCGTATTCATCGTTTGTTGCGCAAAGGCAATTATGCTGAGCGTGTTGGTGCCGGTGCTCCAGTTTATCTAGCTGCAGTTATGGAATATTTAGCAGCTGAAGTTCTCGAATTGGCTGGTAATGCTGCTCGTGATAATAAAAAGACAAGAATCATCCCACGTCATTTACAATTGGCCATCCGGAACgatgaagaattgaataaattgttgtcgggtgtaactattgctcaaggtggtgttttgcctaatattcaagctgtacttttgccaaagaagaccgaaaagaaagcataa